One window of Trifolium pratense cultivar HEN17-A07 linkage group LG5, ARS_RC_1.1, whole genome shotgun sequence genomic DNA carries:
- the LOC123885353 gene encoding flowering-promoting factor 1-like protein 1, which translates to MSGVWLFNNANGVMRLVDGSEAMEGGRHGSGGRRCKVLVHTASNEIITSYAVLERKLYSLGWERYYDDPDLLQFHKHSTIDLISLPMDFNRFKSMHMYDIVVKNKHSFEVRDMMM; encoded by the coding sequence ATGTCAGGCGTTTGGCTTTTCAACAACGCTAACGGCGTGATGAGGCTAGTGGACGGCTCAGAGGCCATGGAAGGCGGTCGCCATGGGTCAGGTGGACGGCGCTGCAAGGTGCTTGTTCACACCGCAAGCAATGAGATCATCACATCTTATGCGGTTTTAGAGCGAAAGCTTTATTCGCTAGGATGGGAGCGTTACTATGATGACCCTGACCTCCTTCAGTTCCACAAACACTCCACCATTGATCTTATCTCCCTTCCTATGGATTTCAATAGGTTCAAGTCCATGCACATGTATGACATAGTTGTGAAGAACAAGCACTCCTTTGAAGTTAGGGACATGATGATGTAG